One genomic window of Struthio camelus isolate bStrCam1 chromosome 1, bStrCam1.hap1, whole genome shotgun sequence includes the following:
- the LOC104139493 gene encoding claudin-8-like, translated as MACCALQITGLIFGGVGMVGTLAATAMPQWRVSAFIEGNIVVFETIWEGLWMDCISQLSIRLQCKFYDSVLTLPPSLEVFRALMCTAMGLSIIAFLMGVAGVKYTHRTKEDTQGVSVFMLAAGIAFLLTGILVLIPVSWTGGSIIRDFYDPNVPVPLKRELGAALYVGWVSSALLIAAGAMYCSFWCLADASQKSRYPSPSHHRWHKRNFVAGKSLSMHAYV; from the coding sequence ATGGCTTGCTGTGCACTACAAATCACTGGCCTAATATTCGGAGGTGTGGGCATGGTTGGGACTTTGGCAGCCACAGCTATGCCTCAGTGGAGAGTTTCTGCCTTCATTGAGGGCAACATTGTAGTGTtcgagaccatttgggaaggatTATGGATGGACTGCATCAGTCAGCTCAGCATCAGGCTGCAGTGCAAATTCTATGACTCCGTCTTGACGCttcctccatccttggaggtgtttAGAGCCCTCATGTGCACTGCCATGGGGCTGTCAATCATTGCCTTTTTGATGGGCGTTGCTGGTGTGAAGTACACTCACCGAACCAAGGAGGATACTCAGGGTGTCAGTGTCTTCATGCTGGCGGCTGGAATCGCTTTTCTCCTGACGGGCATCCTCGTTCTCATCCCAGTGTCCTGGACTGGCGGCAGCATCATACGTGACTTCTACGATCCGAACGTCCCCGTGCCACTGAAGCGAGAATTAGGAGCTGCTCTCTATGTAGGCTGGGTGAGCTCTGCACTTCTTATCGCTGCAGGAGCAATGTACTGTAGCTTCTGGTGCTTGGCTGATGCGTCCCAAAAATCCAGGTATCCATCACCTTCCCATCACAGGTGGCACAAACGTAACTTTGTAGCAGGGAAGTCCCTAAGCATGCACGCCTACGTGTGA
- the LOC104139465 gene encoding claudin-8-like, which translates to MVSGALQLAGLIVGGIGAVGTFAVTGMPQWRVSAFIENNIVVFENIWEGLWMHCVRQANIRMQCKVYDSPLALSPDLQASRGLMCAAAMLSFLAFALAAAGMKCTQCAWNSKQAKGHLLLAAGLLFVVSGAVELIPVCWVANTIISDFYNPVVNVAQKRELGEALYLGWGATFCLIAAGAIFCCFCCCRQKTRSYRYSVPPHHPTCDQHCHGKTESSYSKSQYV; encoded by the coding sequence ATGGTCAGCGGTGCTTTGCAGCTGGCCGGGCTGATAGTTGGCGGCATCGGTGCGGTAGGGACTTTCGCTGTCACGGGCATGCCTCAGTGGAGGGTGTCTGCCTTCATCGAGAACAACATCGTCGTGTTTGAGAACATCTGGGAGGGCCTGTGGATGCACTGCGTCAGGCAGGCCAACATCAGGATGCAGTGCAAGGTCTACGACTCCCCACTGGCGCTCTCACCTGACCTGCAGGCCTCCCGGGGGCTGATGTGTGCCGCTGCCATGCTGTCCTTCCTCGCTTTTGCCCTTGCCGCTGCGGGGATGAAGTGCACACAGTGCGCATGGAACAGCAAGCAAGCCAAGGGCCacctgctgctggcagctgggctcctTTTTGTCGTCTCGGGCGCCGTGGAGCTCATCCCTGTGTGCTGGGTGGCCAACACCATCATCAGCGACTTTTACAACCCTGTGGTCAACGTGGCGCAGAAACGGGAGCTGGGGGAGGCCCTCTACCTGGGCTGGGGGGCCACTTTTTGCCTCATTGCTGCCGGAGCCATCTTctgttgcttttgctgctgccGGCAGAAAACCAGGAGCTACAGGTACTCCGTGCCGCCCCACCACCCTACTTGTGACCAGCACTGCCACGGGAAGACTGAAAGCTCATACTCCAAAAGTCAGTACGTCTAG